A genomic segment from Bradyrhizobium sp. ISRA430 encodes:
- a CDS encoding crotonase/enoyl-CoA hydratase family protein gives MPEADAVLIERDGPATVISINRPHCRNAVDGATARKLYDAFLAFDADHDASVAVFTGTHGHFCAGADLKAVAKGDREKMREIGGHGTIAPMGPSRLRLSKPVIAAVEGYAVAGGMELALFADMRVVAEDATFGIFCRRFGVPLIDLGTVRLPRLIGHSHAMDLILTGRPVGGAEALRMGLANRLVPTGEARAHAVRLAKEIARFPQTCLRADRLSALQQWDMGEEDAIKNEMRGGLNVIASGETLSGATRFASGAGRHGAFGAEVSGQAD, from the coding sequence ATGCCCGAAGCCGATGCCGTGCTGATCGAGCGCGATGGCCCCGCCACCGTCATCTCCATCAACCGGCCGCACTGCCGCAACGCGGTTGATGGTGCCACTGCGCGCAAGCTCTATGACGCGTTCCTTGCCTTCGACGCCGACCATGACGCATCGGTTGCGGTTTTCACCGGCACGCACGGGCATTTTTGCGCGGGCGCGGATCTGAAGGCAGTCGCGAAGGGCGATCGCGAGAAGATGCGCGAGATCGGCGGCCACGGCACGATCGCCCCAATGGGGCCAAGCCGCTTGCGGCTCTCCAAGCCGGTGATCGCGGCGGTCGAAGGTTACGCGGTCGCGGGCGGGATGGAGCTCGCATTGTTCGCCGACATGCGCGTGGTCGCGGAGGACGCCACTTTCGGCATCTTCTGCCGTCGATTTGGCGTGCCGCTCATCGATCTCGGCACCGTCCGCCTGCCGCGTCTGATTGGCCATTCACATGCCATGGACTTGATCCTCACGGGGCGTCCGGTCGGCGGCGCGGAGGCGTTGCGCATGGGCCTTGCCAACCGCCTCGTGCCGACCGGTGAAGCCCGCGCGCATGCGGTCCGGCTTGCCAAGGAGATCGCGCGCTTCCCGCAGACATGCCTGCGCGCCGACCGGCTTTCCGCGCTTCAGCAATGGGATATGGGGGAAGAAGACGCGATCAAGAACGAGATGCGCGGCGGCCTGAACGTCATCGCCTCCGGCGAGACGCTGTCGGGCGCAACCCGCTTCGCATCGGGCGCGGGACGGCACGGCGCGTTCGGCGCGGAGGTCTCCGGCCAGGCCGATTGA
- a CDS encoding SulP family inorganic anion transporter — MTDPAITYSPAPRFSPALKRALNDILGGSAASVLTVTFGLSYALLIFAGPLSPYLSYGIAATFISSAVLAAVVAFGSSLPFAVAAPDSSTAAVTGILAASLVERIDAANPSTPLLSPVLITLGLSTILTGVTLCGLGLTRMGRAIRYVPYPVVGGFLGATGLLIVMGAIRVITGHPVQLGTLLHFTSGITLSELGAACAMALVLYLTWHRSRGPFGLPVILIGGMLTAHVAFWIAGVSPEEARSLGWTFQPPPPASFMLPWHADDLVHYPWFAVPDLLGNLVAVIFVTASSTLFGTTGIEVAVHREANLERELNVTGAANILTGALAGYGGCISVSRSILNFSSGGRGRLSGLTVAAMSLLMLAVAPELLGFMPKFVLGGLLIYLGADQLHKWIIESRKRLSKLEYLSLIAIIVIIVTWGFVPGILIGVIIGCATFAFSAARVETIKYSFDGSEYRSSLDRSRDDHEVLLAHGGKIQGLNLQSYLFFGSANRLYQRVKKLLQERPECRYLLFDFKLVTGVDSSAAYSFAQIKRSARDLGVELILVHLSAAAEKVLRSSDFIGEGVIIIPELDHALEWCENELIAQHQGLAQEEASLRDWFMRILKSEHDADELIRRCQRLDVEAGEVIVNAGDPADSMHFILDGRVGIMVPAEEDRTTRVRSLGRYTTIGEMGLVAHTPRSATIQAEVASVLYVLNTHQFNAIRVEDPELSHKLLTYFVSVMAERLSFANRTIAVLRR, encoded by the coding sequence GTGACAGATCCAGCAATTACCTACAGTCCGGCCCCTCGATTTAGCCCGGCTCTCAAGCGTGCACTGAATGATATACTGGGCGGCAGCGCCGCGAGCGTCCTGACCGTCACCTTCGGGCTCTCCTACGCGCTGCTGATCTTCGCGGGGCCGCTGTCGCCCTACCTGTCCTACGGGATCGCCGCGACCTTCATCAGCTCCGCCGTGCTTGCGGCCGTCGTCGCTTTCGGAAGCTCCCTGCCCTTCGCGGTGGCCGCGCCGGACAGCTCGACCGCCGCGGTGACGGGAATCCTCGCCGCCTCGCTGGTCGAGCGCATCGATGCGGCGAATCCGTCGACGCCACTGCTCTCGCCCGTCCTGATCACACTCGGCCTGTCGACTATCCTCACCGGTGTCACCCTGTGCGGATTGGGACTGACGCGGATGGGTCGGGCGATCCGCTATGTGCCCTATCCCGTGGTCGGCGGTTTCCTCGGCGCCACCGGACTTCTGATCGTCATGGGCGCGATCCGGGTGATCACCGGTCATCCGGTGCAGCTCGGGACGCTGTTGCACTTCACCAGCGGCATCACGCTGTCTGAGCTGGGCGCGGCCTGCGCGATGGCGCTGGTGCTGTATCTGACCTGGCATCGCTCGCGCGGCCCGTTCGGGCTGCCGGTCATCCTGATCGGCGGCATGCTCACCGCACATGTGGCGTTCTGGATCGCCGGCGTCTCGCCGGAGGAAGCGCGCAGCCTGGGCTGGACTTTCCAGCCTCCGCCGCCGGCGTCGTTCATGCTGCCGTGGCATGCCGACGATCTCGTGCACTATCCCTGGTTCGCCGTGCCGGACCTGCTCGGCAACCTCGTCGCCGTCATCTTCGTCACGGCCTCCAGCACGCTATTCGGCACCACGGGGATCGAGGTCGCCGTGCATCGCGAGGCCAATCTGGAGCGCGAGCTGAACGTCACGGGTGCGGCCAACATCCTGACCGGCGCGCTCGCCGGCTATGGCGGCTGCATTTCGGTCAGCCGCTCGATCCTCAATTTCAGCAGCGGCGGGCGCGGTCGCCTGTCCGGCCTCACCGTCGCGGCGATGTCGCTCCTGATGCTTGCCGTTGCGCCGGAGCTGCTCGGATTCATGCCGAAATTCGTGCTCGGCGGGCTCCTGATCTATCTCGGTGCCGACCAGCTCCACAAATGGATCATCGAGTCGCGCAAGCGGCTCTCCAAGCTCGAATATCTGTCGCTGATCGCCATCATCGTGATCATCGTGACTTGGGGTTTCGTGCCGGGCATCCTGATCGGCGTGATCATCGGCTGCGCGACATTCGCGTTCAGCGCGGCGCGGGTGGAGACGATCAAGTACAGTTTTGACGGCTCCGAATATCGCTCTTCGCTCGACCGCTCGCGCGACGATCATGAGGTGCTGCTCGCCCATGGCGGCAAGATCCAGGGCCTGAACCTGCAAAGCTATCTGTTCTTCGGCTCGGCCAACCGGCTCTACCAGCGCGTCAAGAAACTGCTGCAGGAGCGCCCGGAGTGCCGCTATCTGCTGTTCGACTTCAAGCTCGTGACCGGCGTCGACTCGTCAGCCGCCTACAGTTTCGCCCAGATCAAGCGCAGCGCGCGCGACCTTGGCGTCGAGCTGATCCTGGTGCATCTGTCGGCCGCCGCCGAGAAGGTGCTGCGCTCCAGCGATTTCATCGGCGAAGGCGTCATCATCATTCCCGAACTCGATCATGCGCTGGAGTGGTGCGAGAACGAGCTCATCGCGCAGCATCAGGGATTGGCCCAGGAAGAGGCCAGCTTGCGGGACTGGTTCATGCGGATCCTCAAGAGCGAGCACGATGCCGACGAGTTGATCCGCCGCTGCCAGCGCCTCGACGTCGAGGCCGGCGAGGTCATCGTGAACGCCGGCGACCCCGCCGATTCCATGCACTTCATCCTCGACGGACGCGTCGGCATCATGGTCCCGGCCGAGGAGGACCGCACCACGCGCGTGCGCAGCCTCGGCCGCTACACCACGATCGGCGAGATGGGCCTGGTGGCACACACGCCGCGCAGCGCCACCATCCAGGCGGAAGTCGCCAGTGTGCTCTACGTGCTGAACACGCACCAGTTCAATGCGATCAGGGTCGAAGACCCCGAGCTCAGCCATAAGCTGCTGACCTATTTCGTGTCGGTCATGGCCGAGCGGCTGAGCTTTGCGAACCGGACGATCGCGGTGCTGAGGCGGTAG
- a CDS encoding NAD-dependent succinate-semialdehyde dehydrogenase encodes MTPTAAARASQATSTLRLKDPSLLKQACYIDGAWVGSPVFAVNNPATGAELAKIPQLSADDATKAVEAAERAFPAWAKLTAKQRSNILRKWYELIVANREDLALILTSEQGKPLSEALGEVDIGGAYVEFFAEEARRVYGETIPTQRPDARLLAIKQPIGVCGAITPWNFPNSMITRKVSPALAAGCTVVLKPANETPLSALALAALAEKAGVPKGVFNIITGDAPPIGKVLCEHPAVRFVGFTGSTEVGKILYRQASVGVKKLGLELGGNAPFIVFDDADIDAAVEGAIVSKYRNMGQTCVCANRLYAQDKIYDEFVQKLSKKVAAMKIGDGTESGVTQGPLINMEAVDKVERHIADAVKRGAKVVTGGKRHALGRSFFEPTVLADVKADSLVSQEETFGPLAPVIRFKDEADVIAMCNASPFGLASYFYSRDLGRVWRVAEALESGMVGVNTGLITTEVAPFGGVKESGLGREGSHHGMEEYVEVKYVMMAGV; translated from the coding sequence ATGACCCCGACCGCCGCCGCACGCGCTTCGCAAGCCACCTCCACCCTGCGCTTGAAGGACCCTTCGCTCCTGAAGCAGGCCTGCTACATCGATGGCGCCTGGGTCGGCTCGCCGGTCTTCGCGGTCAACAATCCCGCGACCGGCGCAGAGCTGGCAAAAATCCCGCAGCTTTCGGCGGATGATGCGACGAAGGCGGTCGAAGCTGCCGAGCGCGCGTTCCCGGCCTGGGCCAAGCTCACCGCCAAGCAGCGCTCCAACATCTTGCGCAAATGGTACGAGTTGATCGTCGCCAACCGCGAGGATCTCGCGCTGATCCTCACCTCCGAGCAGGGCAAGCCGCTCAGCGAAGCCCTCGGCGAGGTCGATATCGGCGGGGCCTATGTCGAGTTCTTCGCGGAGGAGGCGAGGCGCGTCTATGGCGAGACCATTCCGACGCAGCGCCCCGATGCGCGGCTGCTCGCGATCAAGCAGCCGATCGGCGTCTGCGGCGCGATCACGCCGTGGAATTTTCCGAATTCGATGATCACGCGCAAGGTGTCGCCGGCGCTAGCTGCCGGCTGCACCGTGGTGCTGAAGCCCGCCAACGAAACGCCGTTGTCGGCACTCGCGCTTGCCGCGCTCGCCGAGAAGGCCGGCGTGCCCAAGGGCGTGTTCAACATCATCACCGGCGATGCGCCGCCGATAGGCAAGGTGCTGTGCGAGCATCCGGCGGTGCGCTTCGTCGGCTTCACCGGCTCGACCGAGGTCGGCAAGATCCTCTATCGCCAGGCCTCCGTCGGGGTGAAGAAGCTCGGCCTCGAGCTCGGCGGCAACGCGCCGTTCATTGTGTTCGATGACGCCGATATCGATGCCGCGGTCGAAGGCGCGATCGTGTCGAAATACCGCAACATGGGCCAGACCTGCGTCTGCGCCAACCGCCTCTATGCGCAGGACAAGATCTACGACGAATTCGTGCAGAAGCTGTCGAAGAAGGTCGCGGCGATGAAGATCGGCGACGGCACCGAGAGCGGCGTCACGCAGGGCCCGCTGATCAACATGGAAGCGGTCGATAAGGTCGAGCGCCATATCGCGGATGCGGTGAAGCGCGGCGCCAAGGTCGTCACCGGCGGCAAGCGCCATGCGCTCGGGCGTTCCTTCTTCGAGCCGACCGTGCTTGCCGACGTCAAGGCGGACTCGCTGGTGTCGCAAGAGGAAACTTTTGGCCCGCTCGCGCCGGTGATCCGCTTCAAGGACGAGGCCGACGTCATCGCGATGTGCAACGCCTCACCCTTCGGGCTTGCTTCCTACTTCTACTCCCGCGATCTCGGCCGCGTCTGGCGCGTCGCCGAGGCGCTGGAATCCGGCATGGTCGGCGTCAACACCGGCCTGATTACCACGGAAGTCGCGCCCTTCGGCGGCGTCAAGGAAAGCGGCCTGGGACGCGAAGGCTCGCATCACGGCATGGAAGAATATGTCGAGGTCAAGTACGTGATGATGGCGGGGGTGTAG
- a CDS encoding serine hydrolase domain-containing protein codes for MQSQAEIDQVLRQKSDAKEIPGVVAIAASGNDVLYQGAFGKRDLSKPDAMTLDSVFWIASMTKAVTSAGAMQLVEQGKLSLDAPIGNLLPDLANPQVLEGFDANGEPKLRPAKGAITLRHLMTHTAGFCYNVWNGDCAQYLEKTGTPNIFSCLNVALKTPIMSDPGTRWEYGINIDFVGKAVEAVSGKRLDAYLRDHMFTPLGMNDTGFKITDDMRQRLVATHARGEDGSLAPIPFEIEQNPEFHMGGGGLYSTAGDYIKFTQMILNKGRGNGNQVLKPETVALMGENHIGDLTIGKMTTVAPMYTNDVDLFPDIVKKWGLSFLINTAQTPEGRSAGSLAWAGLANTYFWIDPARDVSGVILMQVLPFVDAHCLEAFAGFERGVYAGLDVGSGQRAA; via the coding sequence ATGCAAAGCCAAGCAGAGATCGATCAGGTTCTGCGCCAGAAGAGCGACGCCAAGGAGATTCCCGGTGTCGTCGCCATTGCAGCGAGCGGTAACGACGTGCTCTATCAGGGCGCGTTCGGCAAGCGCGATTTGTCCAAGCCCGATGCGATGACGCTCGACAGCGTGTTCTGGATCGCGTCGATGACGAAGGCAGTGACGAGCGCCGGCGCGATGCAACTGGTCGAGCAAGGCAAGCTCTCGCTGGACGCGCCGATCGGAAATCTTTTGCCCGATCTCGCCAATCCGCAGGTGCTCGAAGGTTTCGACGCCAACGGCGAGCCGAAGCTGCGGCCGGCGAAGGGAGCGATCACGCTGCGCCACCTCATGACCCACACCGCCGGTTTTTGCTACAACGTGTGGAACGGCGACTGCGCGCAATATCTGGAGAAGACCGGAACCCCGAACATCTTCTCCTGCCTGAACGTCGCGCTGAAGACGCCGATCATGTCCGATCCCGGCACGCGCTGGGAATATGGCATCAACATCGACTTCGTCGGCAAGGCGGTGGAAGCCGTGAGCGGCAAGCGTCTCGATGCCTATCTGCGCGACCATATGTTCACGCCGCTCGGCATGAACGACACCGGCTTCAAGATCACCGACGACATGCGCCAGCGGCTGGTCGCCACGCATGCGCGCGGCGAGGATGGATCGCTGGCGCCGATCCCGTTCGAGATCGAACAGAATCCGGAATTCCACATGGGCGGCGGCGGCCTTTACAGCACTGCCGGCGACTACATCAAGTTCACCCAGATGATCCTCAACAAGGGCCGCGGCAACGGCAATCAGGTGCTGAAGCCCGAGACGGTCGCGCTGATGGGCGAAAACCACATCGGCGACCTCACCATTGGCAAGATGACGACGGTGGCGCCCATGTACACCAACGACGTCGATCTCTTCCCCGACATCGTCAAGAAGTGGGGGCTCTCCTTCCTGATCAACACTGCCCAAACGCCGGAAGGCCGCAGCGCCGGCAGTCTCGCCTGGGCGGGTCTCGCCAACACTTATTTCTGGATCGATCCAGCGCGCGATGTTTCCGGCGTGATCCTGATGCAGGTGTTGCCGTTCGTCGACGCCCACTGCCTCGAGGCCTTCGCGGGCTTCGAGCGCGGCGTATATGCCGGGCTGGATGTGGGAAGCGGGCAAAGGGCGGCGTAG
- a CDS encoding AMP-binding protein produces the protein MADKADSYVCGISDTPLLGDTIGRSLDQAVRRWGDREALVSPSHGVRWTWKEFAERVDALAAGFVALGLERGARIGIWSLNRPEWTLTQFAAAKAGLILVTINPAYRLSELEFALHKVGCAAIVTATAFKTSNYIEMLNALLPELAGAKPAQLQAARLPDLRIVIQIGGPAAPGTISFDEVARMGGDRHREQLAALGAVLQFDDPVNIQFTSGTTGSPKGVTLTHHNILNNGYFTGRAMRLAETDRICIPVPLYHCFGMVMGNLASVTLGATMVYPGEGFDPLVTLRTIEQEKCTAVYGVPTMFIAELDHPEFPKFDLKSLRTGIMAGAPCPIEVMKRVNNEMNMQEVTIAYGMTETSPVSFQSAVDDPLERRVSTVGRIHPHVEVKVVDLDGRIVKRGERGELCTRGYSVMLGYWEEKEKTADVLDANGWMHTGDLATIDDEGYCNIVGRIKDMVIRGGENLYPREIEEFLYRHPKIQDVQIFGVADTRYGEELCAWIRLRPGETLTSEEVRAFCEGQIAHNKIPRYVEFVDEFPMTVTGKIQKFLMREAVEKRLGLKAAKTA, from the coding sequence ATGGCAGACAAGGCCGACAGCTACGTTTGTGGTATCTCCGACACGCCGCTCCTTGGCGATACGATCGGCCGCAGCCTCGATCAGGCGGTGCGGCGCTGGGGTGATCGCGAGGCGCTGGTTTCGCCCAGTCACGGCGTGCGATGGACCTGGAAGGAATTTGCCGAACGGGTCGATGCACTCGCCGCGGGTTTTGTCGCGCTTGGCCTCGAGCGCGGAGCGCGAATCGGCATCTGGTCGCTGAACCGCCCGGAATGGACGCTGACGCAGTTCGCCGCCGCCAAAGCCGGACTGATTCTGGTGACGATCAATCCCGCCTATCGGCTGAGTGAGCTGGAGTTCGCGCTGCACAAGGTCGGCTGCGCGGCGATCGTCACGGCGACGGCGTTCAAGACCAGCAACTACATCGAGATGCTGAACGCGCTCTTGCCGGAGCTTGCCGGCGCCAAACCTGCGCAATTGCAGGCGGCGCGGCTGCCTGATTTGCGCATCGTCATCCAGATCGGCGGCCCCGCTGCGCCCGGTACGATCTCCTTCGACGAGGTCGCGCGCATGGGCGGCGATCGTCATCGCGAGCAGCTTGCCGCGCTCGGCGCGGTCTTGCAATTCGATGATCCCGTCAACATCCAGTTCACCAGCGGCACGACCGGCTCGCCCAAGGGCGTGACCCTGACCCATCACAACATTCTCAACAACGGCTACTTCACCGGCCGCGCGATGCGCCTGGCCGAGACGGATCGCATCTGCATCCCGGTGCCGCTCTATCATTGCTTCGGCATGGTGATGGGCAATCTCGCCTCGGTCACGCTCGGCGCGACGATGGTGTATCCGGGCGAAGGCTTTGATCCGCTGGTGACGCTGCGGACGATCGAACAGGAGAAGTGCACCGCGGTCTACGGCGTGCCGACGATGTTCATCGCCGAGCTCGATCATCCCGAGTTCCCGAAATTCGATCTCAAATCGCTGCGCACCGGCATCATGGCCGGAGCGCCCTGCCCGATCGAGGTGATGAAGCGCGTCAACAACGAGATGAACATGCAGGAGGTCACGATCGCCTATGGCATGACCGAGACCAGTCCCGTCAGTTTCCAGAGCGCCGTGGATGACCCGCTCGAACGCCGCGTCTCCACGGTCGGACGGATCCATCCGCATGTCGAGGTCAAGGTCGTCGATCTCGACGGCAGGATCGTCAAGCGTGGCGAACGCGGCGAGCTCTGCACCCGCGGCTATAGCGTCATGTTGGGATATTGGGAAGAGAAGGAGAAGACCGCCGACGTGCTCGATGCGAACGGCTGGATGCACACCGGCGACCTCGCCACCATCGACGACGAAGGCTATTGCAACATCGTCGGCCGCATCAAGGACATGGTGATCCGCGGCGGCGAGAACCTCTATCCGCGCGAGATCGAGGAGTTTCTTTATCGCCACCCCAAGATCCAGGACGTGCAGATCTTTGGCGTGGCGGACACCCGCTATGGCGAGGAGCTCTGCGCCTGGATCCGCCTCAGGCCGGGCGAGACGCTGACGAGCGAGGAGGTGCGCGCCTTCTGCGAGGGGCAGATCGCCCACAACAAGATCCCACGCTACGTGGAATTCGTCGACGAATTCCCGATGACCGTGACCGGAAAGATCCAGAAATTCCTGATGCGCGAGGCCGTGGAGAAGCGGCTCGGATTGAAGGCGGCGAAGACGGCGTGA
- a CDS encoding adenosine kinase — MADAKYDVLGIGNALFDVLVRTDEAFLAKHGMTKGSMSLIDEARAAAIYKDMGPATEVSGGSAANTIVGVGSLGARAAYVGKVKDDQIGNLYLHDIRAAGVAFNTPAAKDGPATGCSYILVTGDGERTMNTYLGAAQDLSPADIDPAEIAAAGIVYLEGYLWDPKNAKDAFVKAAKIAHDARRKVALTLSDSFCVDRYRDEFLALMRNGTVDIVFANESELHSLYMSSDFETALKQLRNDVKLGVVTRSEKGCVVVSPEDTVAAPAFPVAQVVDTTGAGDLFAAGFLFGLARELPYKQCGQLGALAAAEVIQHIGARPQVSLKELAQQRGLPV, encoded by the coding sequence ATGGCTGACGCGAAATATGACGTCTTGGGCATCGGCAACGCGCTGTTCGACGTGCTGGTCAGGACCGACGAGGCTTTCCTTGCCAAGCACGGCATGACCAAGGGCAGCATGTCGCTGATCGACGAGGCGCGTGCTGCCGCCATCTACAAGGACATGGGGCCGGCGACCGAGGTCTCGGGCGGCTCGGCCGCCAACACCATCGTCGGCGTGGGAAGCCTCGGGGCGCGCGCGGCCTATGTCGGCAAGGTCAAGGACGATCAGATCGGCAATCTCTATCTGCACGACATCCGTGCCGCCGGCGTCGCCTTCAATACTCCGGCCGCGAAGGACGGTCCGGCCACCGGCTGCTCGTACATCCTGGTGACGGGTGACGGCGAGCGCACCATGAATACCTATCTCGGCGCTGCGCAGGACCTGTCACCGGCCGACATCGATCCGGCCGAGATCGCTGCTGCCGGCATCGTCTATCTCGAGGGCTATCTCTGGGACCCCAAGAACGCCAAGGATGCATTCGTCAAGGCCGCCAAGATCGCGCATGATGCGAGGCGCAAGGTGGCGTTGACACTGTCGGATTCGTTTTGCGTCGATCGCTATCGCGACGAGTTCCTGGCGCTGATGCGCAATGGCACGGTCGACATCGTCTTTGCCAACGAGTCCGAGCTGCACTCGCTCTATATGAGCTCGGACTTCGAAACCGCGCTCAAGCAGCTCCGCAACGACGTCAAGCTCGGCGTGGTCACGCGCAGCGAGAAGGGTTGCGTGGTGGTGTCCCCGGAAGACACCGTCGCCGCGCCTGCGTTCCCGGTCGCGCAAGTCGTCGACACCACGGGCGCCGGCGATCTTTTCGCCGCCGGCTTCCTGTTCGGCCTCGCGCGCGAGCTGCCCTATAAGCAATGCGGCCAGTTAGGCGCGCTCGCCGCCGCCGAAGTGATCCAGCACATCGGCGCGCGTCCGCAGGTGTCGCTGAAGGAGCTCGCCCAGCAGCGCGGGCTGCCGGTGTAG
- the murJ gene encoding murein biosynthesis integral membrane protein MurJ — MIRSFLTVSTGTLASRLLGFARDSLIAALLGTGAVADAFLAAFQLVNVVRRLLSEGALNAALIPAWLGVRDREGEEAAAAFAGRVLGTVSVALIAASLLIAVLMPLIITIIAPGFLGSGTRDLAVQNARLMLPYLAFAGPVTVLMGLLNAQSRFALTAFSPLLFNIALIAAIAALLLWHADAGFAAWALAATVGIAGLLQLMMLLSQRSARLATPLRVSFDEEMRGFFAKAIPGMIASSGPQWLMVAGAIIASATPSAVSWLYFANRLVELPLGIVGVAMGAVLVPELTRAVGSGDRHAVAHAESRALELAAGLALPATLGLIMLAEPIVRLLFEHGAFGADDSTATAHALIWLALGLPAHVLIKALSPAFYARSDTTTPLLATAKGFLVAIALAVGLGHFFDASGIAASIAAGAWSSAISLLRKGTSEFGFSVDAAAQKRLPRIVVAALVMGGLLWLTAGLTPADSHGLVRFVALGLQIAAGIAVYGLLLQILGVASWREAVNALKRPSRASNPANCP, encoded by the coding sequence ATGATCCGCTCCTTCCTGACCGTCTCGACGGGAACACTGGCCTCGCGCCTCCTGGGCTTTGCGCGCGATTCCCTGATCGCGGCGCTGCTCGGCACCGGCGCGGTGGCCGACGCGTTCCTGGCGGCCTTCCAGCTCGTTAACGTGGTCCGCCGCCTGCTCAGCGAGGGCGCGCTCAATGCGGCCCTGATTCCGGCCTGGCTGGGCGTGCGAGACCGCGAGGGCGAGGAGGCCGCGGCCGCCTTCGCCGGACGCGTGCTCGGCACGGTCAGCGTGGCCCTGATCGCAGCCTCGCTTCTCATCGCAGTTCTGATGCCGCTGATCATCACGATCATCGCGCCCGGCTTCCTCGGCAGCGGGACACGCGACCTCGCCGTTCAGAACGCGCGGCTGATGCTGCCTTATCTCGCCTTTGCCGGCCCCGTCACGGTGCTGATGGGGCTGCTCAACGCGCAAAGCCGCTTTGCACTCACGGCGTTTTCGCCGCTTCTGTTCAACATCGCCTTGATCGCGGCGATCGCGGCGCTCCTGCTCTGGCATGCCGATGCGGGCTTCGCCGCCTGGGCGCTGGCGGCCACCGTCGGGATCGCCGGCCTGCTGCAACTGATGATGCTGCTGTCGCAACGAAGCGCGCGCCTCGCAACGCCCTTGCGCGTGAGCTTCGATGAGGAGATGCGCGGCTTCTTCGCGAAAGCGATCCCCGGCATGATCGCAAGCTCGGGACCGCAATGGCTGATGGTGGCTGGCGCCATCATCGCCTCCGCAACGCCGTCCGCCGTCTCGTGGCTCTATTTCGCCAATCGCCTGGTCGAGCTGCCGCTCGGCATTGTCGGCGTCGCCATGGGCGCGGTGCTGGTGCCCGAGCTGACGCGCGCGGTCGGCAGCGGCGACCGCCACGCGGTGGCGCATGCGGAATCGCGCGCGCTCGAGCTCGCCGCCGGGCTCGCATTGCCGGCGACGCTTGGCCTGATCATGCTGGCCGAACCGATCGTGCGGCTGCTGTTCGAGCATGGCGCCTTCGGCGCCGACGACAGCACGGCGACCGCGCACGCGCTGATCTGGCTGGCGCTGGGCCTGCCGGCGCACGTGCTGATCAAGGCACTGTCGCCCGCCTTCTATGCCCGCAGCGACACGACGACGCCGCTGTTGGCAACGGCCAAGGGATTTCTGGTCGCAATCGCGCTCGCGGTTGGTCTTGGCCACTTCTTCGACGCGTCGGGGATTGCCGCGAGCATCGCGGCCGGAGCCTGGAGCAGCGCGATCTCCCTGCTACGGAAAGGCACATCCGAATTCGGCTTCTCGGTTGACGCCGCCGCCCAAAAGCGGTTGCCGCGGATCGTGGTCGCCGCGCTCGTCATGGGCGGCCTGCTCTGGCTGACCGCAGGCCTTACGCCCGCCGACAGCCACGGCCTCGTCAGGTTCGTGGCGCTGGGCCTGCAGATCGCAGCGGGGATCGCCGTCTACGGCCTGCTCCTGCAAATCCTCGGCGTCGCCTCCTGGCGCGAAGCGGTTAACGCTCTGAAGCGGCCCTCTCGCGCCTCAAATCCCGCGAATTGCCCTTGA